Proteins co-encoded in one Arachis hypogaea cultivar Tifrunner chromosome 11, arahy.Tifrunner.gnm2.J5K5, whole genome shotgun sequence genomic window:
- the LOC112719708 gene encoding transcription factor GTE1 — MDQTVGGGNGGGGVASSDVVADLDGFKRNVDEIVANVDKLEKQLIEVEQFYQSNSNNSIQGNNSKGGPVVKEKVREKHLIATKKPLLLDAARTESAATKRMQELMRQFATILRQITQHKWAWPFMEPVDVEGLGLHDYYEVIEKPMDFSTIKSKMEAKDGTGYKNVREIYADVRLIFKNAMKYNNEKHDVHVMAKTLLEKFEEKWLQLLPKVAEEEARSLEEEAQAQLDLQLAQETAYANLARDLSNELEEVDIHLKNLKEMVIQKCRKLSTHEKKLLGTALTKLSPENLNRALEIVAENNPNFQSSAEEVDLDIDAQTDFTLWRLKIFVKDALDVQGKSTGGIAVNHNDYMDDKKNNKRRREICDSLAKTNSKRTKKISNL; from the exons ATGGACCAAACCGTAGGCGGCGGCAATGGCGGCGGCGGTGTTGCTTCCTCCGACGTGGTTGCTGATTTGGATGGTTTCAAGCGCAACGTTGATGAAATTGTTGCCAATGTTGATAAG CTTGAAAAGCAATTGATTGAGGTTGAACAGTTCTACCAATCCAATAGTAACAATAGCATTCAAGGTAATAATTCTAAAGGTGGCCCAGTTGTAAAAGAGAAGGTTCGAGAGAAGCATCTTATTGCAACTAAGAAGCCATTGCTGCTAGATGCTGCACGAACTGAAAGTGCTGCTACAAAGAGAATGCAAGAACTCATGCGCCAGTTTGCAACAATATTGCGGCAG ATCACTCAGCATAAATGGGCCTGGCCCTTTATGGAACCTGTAGATGTAGAAGGTCTTGGGCTTCATGACTACTACGAG GTTATTGAAAAGCCAATGGATTTTAgtacaataaaaagtaaaatgGAAGCCAAGGATGGCACTGGATATAAGAATGTCCGGGAGATATATGCTGACGTAAGGTTGATATTTAAGAACGCAATGAAATACAACAATGAAAAACATGATGTCCATGTTATGGCAAAGACCTTGTTGGAaaaatttgaggagaaatggcTGCAACTTTTGCCTAAAGTTGCTGAAGAG GAAGCTAGATCATTGGAGGAAGAAGCACAGGCCCAACTAGACCTGCAGCTTGCTCAGGAAACTGCTTATGCCAATTTGGCTAGGGATTTAAGCAACGAG CTTGAAGAAGTTGACATACATTTGAAGAATCTCAAAGAGATGGTGATTCAGAAGTGCAG GAAACTGTCTACACACGAGAAGAAACTACTTGGGACCGCTCTCACCAAATTGTCTCCTGAAAACCTAAACAGGGCATTGGAGATTGTTGCTGAGAACAACCCTAACTTCCAATCTAGCGCCGAAGAGGTGGACCTCGACATTGATGCTCAG ACCGACTTCACCCTATGGAGACTGAAGATTTTTGTAAAAGATGCACTTGATGTTCAAGGAAAGAGTACTGGGGGAATAGCTGTTAACCATAATGATTACATGGATgacaagaaaaacaacaaaaggagGAGAGAAATTTGTGACTCTTTGGCCAAGACAAACTCAAAAAGGACTAAGAAAATCTCTAACTTGTGA
- the LOC112719707 gene encoding uncharacterized protein, with protein MSPFDSPQPTTTETSTHSISTSNSTSPSGGGDMILQWGHRKRSRISRGIAIEDSSSSVHAKQHKRRISSSHTVPGKPAAVVAKLSSAGSMPPPPPFVSSGAAASNGSRTRKHSPRNLEDPSAAGSESPSRNSQCSNSIVPKSAALKKSHSGLERSNRRMPSSGSAKCQKPSGSSTTQASERLYSQGDSASVQSEQDPGVVPAVSAMTSLAANGDKVTVEVVKWPRIYIALSRKEKEDDFLAMKGTKIPQRPKKRAKNIDRTLQYCFPGMWLSDLTKSRYEVREKKSVKKQKRRGLKGLESLDSDSE; from the exons ATGTCCCCATTTGATTCTCCTCAGCCAACAACAACTGAGACTAGTACTCATAGCATCAGCACAAGCAACAGCACAAGTCCAAGTGGTGGTGGTGATATGATTTTGCAATGGGGTCATAGAAAGAGATCAAGGATCTCAAGGGGTATTGCCATTGAGGATTCTTCATCTTCTGTTCATGCTAAACAACATAAGAGGAGGATCAGCAGCAGCCACACTGTCCCTGGAAAGCCGGCAGCCGTTGTCGCCAAGTTGTCGTCTGCCGGATCCATGCCGCCGCCGCCACCTTTTGTTTCTTCAGGAGCAGCTGCCTCCAATGGCAGCAGGACCAGAAAACATAGTCCTAG GAATTTGGAAGATCCATCTGCAGCTGGAAGCGAATCCCCTTCAAGAAATAGCCAATGCAGCAATTCCATTGTTCCGAAATCAGCAGCACTGAAAAAGTCTCATTCTGGACTAGAAAGAAGTAACAGAAGGATGCCTTCTTCTGGTTCAGCAAAGTGTCAGAAGCCGAGTGGTTCATCGACAACACAAGCCTCTGAAAGACTGTACAGTCAAGGTGATTCTGCCTCGGTGCAATCCGAGCAGGATCCTGGTGTTGTTCCGGCTGTATCAGCTATGACCTCGCTGGCAGCAAATGGAGACAAGGTCACTGTGGAAGTAGTTAAATGGCCAAGGATCTACATTGCACTTtcaagaaaggagaaagaagatgATTTCCTTGCCATGAAAGGAACAAAGATACCTCAAAGACCAAAGAAAAGAGCAAAGAACATAGACAGAACTCTACAG TACTGTTTCCCGGGAATGTGGTTATCAGACCTGACAAAAAGCAGGTATGAGGTCAGAGAGAAGAAGTCTGTGAAGAAG CAAAAGCGCAGAGGACTGAAAGGATTGGAAAGCTTGGACAGTGATTCCGAATAA